Proteins encoded in a region of the Dendropsophus ebraccatus isolate aDenEbr1 chromosome 11, aDenEbr1.pat, whole genome shotgun sequence genome:
- the LOC138767370 gene encoding uncharacterized protein, which yields MDTQPAADLSAFMVSLRGVTAQHGAAWVQAQLAQVIREADGGLQSRGARPSARRRRPPERLSPGVPSRSRRVRSPSQDPPAPPGRHSSPLHRSRAGRNPAARRGSGRQGEGHVAPSSPSVTASVTGPAAAGPSHSRKQGAAQRRSRAGTRSQGEKLQPREVRRRRSRAAADPGGEAFPSTSQGAGRRVADGVVVPSTSSVAASPPVAGGSSGQRVQVALPTLDVAGEDLGAGPSSLDDESDSLEDGEVRGAATAEVRSRIAAVPASAESQPDGGCLTWILGHSYVRRGAARADVRPSGRQLGFQRSEVRIRWIGVGGLLWSGVLPEFHFHARLDRPPDILVLHVGGNDIGVRASRELIRDIKFDILRLWSMFPGVVIVWSEVVARFVWRQARSVDKLNRARGRINREVSRFVARNGGVVVRHRELEVPAWGFMDADGIHLNEVGTDLWCSDLQDGIEKAIRVWRDSQAQGVVPARCGGGGVIDGSD from the exons ATGGATACTCAGCCTGCAGCAGACTTGTCAGCATTCATGGTGTCCCTGAGGGGCGTAACGGCTCAGCATGGGGCCGCCTGGGTCCAGGCTCAGCTTGCCCAGGTGATTAGGGAAGCGGACGGGGGGTTGCAGTCCCGGGGGGCCCGCCCGTCCGCACGCCGCCGGCGCCCGCCGGAGCGGCTCAGCCCTGGAGTCCCCAGCCGTTCCCGCCGCGTAAGGAGCCCTTCACAGGACCCTCCGGCCCCTCCTGGCAGGCACAGCTCTCCCCTGCACAGGAGCCGGGCTGGGAGGAATCCTGCAGCGCGGCGGGGTTCCGGGCGGCAGGGGGAGGGTCACGTggctccttcctccccctccgtTACGGCATCAGTAACAGGACCTGCGGCGGCTGGCCCCTCTCACAGCAGGAAGCAGGGGGCAGCCCAGCGACGAAGCAGAGCCGGGACCCGGTCCCAGGGGGAGAAATTGCAGCCCAGAGAGGTGAGGAGAAGGCGATCCCGGGCAGCAGCTGATCCGGGGGGGGAGGCGTTCCCCTCCACGTCTCAAGGTGCAGGGCGGAGGGTGGCCGACGGAGTAGTAGTCCCCAGCACGTCATCCGTGGCGGCCAGCCCTCCTGTCGCCGGCGGCTCATCTGGACAGCGAGTTCAGGTGGCTCTGCCCACGCTGGACGTTGCTGGAGAGGATCTGGGAGCCGGGCCATCTTCCTTGGACGACGAATCTGACAGCCTGGAGGACGGAGAGGTTCGTGGTGCAGCGACAGCAGAGGTGCGATCTCGGATAGCGGCTGTTCCGGCGTCCGCTGAGAGTCAGCCTG ATGGTGGGTGCCTGACATGGATCCTGGGGCACTCGTACGTTCGCCGGGGGGCGGCACGGGCAGACGTAAGACCCAGCGGTAGACAGCTGGGTTTTCAGAGGAGTGAAGTCCGCATCCGGTGGATCGGTGTCGGGGGCTTATTGTGGAGCGGGGTGTTACCAGAGTTTCATTTCCACGCTAGGCTGGATAGGCCCCCAGACATATTAGTCTTGCACGTCGGGGGCAATGACATCGGGGTGCGTGCTTCCCGGGAATTGATACGGGACATTAAATTCGACATATTGAGGCTGTGGTCCATGTTCCCAGGGGTGGTAATAGTGTGGTCAGAGGTGGTGGCTAGATTTGTGTGGCGCCAGGCCCGGTCGGTGGACAAGCTTAACAGGGCTCGGGGGCGCATTAACAGGGAAGTTTCCCGCTTTGTGGCACGTAATGGTGGCGTAGTTGTTCGCCACAGGGAGTTGGAGGTGCCAGCTTGGGGTTTTATGGATGCTGACGGGATTCACTTGAATGAGGTGGGGACGGACCTTTGGTGTTCAGATTTGCAAGACGGGATTGAAAAGGCCATAAGGGTGTGGAGGGACTCGCAGGCACAAGGTGTCGTCCCTGCTCGCTGTGGCGGAGGGGGGGTCATCGATGGCTCGGACTGA